Proteins encoded together in one Pirellulales bacterium window:
- a CDS encoding UvrB/UvrC motif-containing protein codes for MVRAMQEVHGAGKWGLIKGKHTPYDLYRKLYEFRRDPLVLDDLDGLLKSSDNTAMLKCVCETKPLKRVEWGSARSPSTGSGHGAPPSFDSISRVCILANEWNSLNRNITALHDRGVLILFRPTALEIHREVGRGGWFADEEIFHFIDNHLYLMTNSSFRFYVTAAKHKESGLDWRSLILRTLESAADPGLILVAKLMADREFDRLSAPEAARERAFKVACGESRATYHRHKKLLLDRRGEVDMAEVAAIELSPLRPDFHTLAMLERREQLEAERCGSNSFDAASESRPVDRGNQLADRPGEAGIGQYSLLARLRLEMKRAVAREDYEAAAKLRDEISKLGGA; via the coding sequence GTGGTTCGCGCCATGCAGGAGGTCCACGGCGCCGGGAAATGGGGCCTGATCAAGGGAAAGCACACGCCGTATGACCTCTATCGGAAGCTTTATGAGTTCCGGCGCGACCCCCTTGTGTTAGACGATTTGGATGGCCTGCTGAAATCGAGCGACAACACCGCCATGTTGAAATGCGTGTGCGAGACCAAACCGCTCAAGAGAGTTGAATGGGGCAGCGCCCGTTCCCCATCCACAGGTTCAGGCCACGGCGCGCCTCCAAGTTTCGATTCGATTAGTCGCGTCTGCATTCTCGCCAACGAGTGGAACAGCCTGAATCGGAATATCACCGCCCTGCATGATCGGGGCGTGCTGATCTTATTCCGTCCGACCGCCCTCGAAATCCACAGGGAAGTCGGTCGCGGAGGTTGGTTCGCCGACGAGGAGATCTTCCACTTCATCGACAATCATCTCTATTTGATGACGAATTCCAGCTTCCGGTTCTACGTCACCGCCGCCAAACACAAGGAATCGGGCCTTGATTGGCGAAGCTTGATTTTGCGAACGCTGGAGAGTGCGGCGGATCCCGGTTTGATCCTGGTCGCCAAGCTCATGGCGGATCGAGAATTCGACCGACTGTCAGCGCCGGAAGCAGCGCGCGAAAGGGCATTCAAGGTCGCTTGCGGTGAATCCCGCGCGACTTACCACCGGCACAAGAAACTGCTACTCGATCGGCGCGGGGAGGTAGACATGGCGGAAGTTGCGGCAATCGAATTGTCTCCCCTTCGACCGGATTTTCACACTCTGGCGATGCTCGAGCGCCGTGAACAACTTGAAGCGGAACGATGCGGCTCGAATTCCTTCGATGCCGCTTCGGAAAGTCGGCCGGTTGATCGAGGTAATCAATTGGCGGATCGACCCGGGGAAGCCGGCATTGGTCAGTACAGCTTGCTGGCGCGGTTGAGGCTCGAGATGAAACGGGCCGTGGCGAGGGAAGATTACGAGGCGGCAGCCAAGCTACGCGACGAAATCTCGAAGTTAGGCGGCGCGTGA